The Cydia strobilella chromosome 26, ilCydStro3.1, whole genome shotgun sequence sequence CAAGTGCGGAGCgtcgctcatactatttttcgatAACCCGCTCACCCGCTTCGTGCAACCGCGACAGCTTAGCGGACGCCCTTACGGCCTGGCCACGGCATCGCGctgcggcggcagcggcggccataggttggagcgagacacagcgatcggacctttcgttcccacgttcgtggccgggccgttagcgTATTCCCGATTGCATACTAAAGGAGCCCGGGGTCCGCAATGTCCGCATTGGCCTAATCCGAAAAATGGGCGCAGAAGAGCAAATACAAAACCCTAACAATCAGATTCAAGGTTTAAATTAGATTGAACCAATGAACCTTCGGGAACTGTGACGTCTTCAAATGAATCATGAAAGCTGGATTACCTAATTggaatatatgtgacgttttcaatcaaaggtaccacattgtcgcttaacataaggataaattgcttgtatctttatttattttattttattaaagacaacaAAATGGTCCAAAGAGTGTTAGTTGATCCTAGCCtacgttagtacttaataataaacacagATTTTGTCCTTTGACACAATTTCCACATCAAAGGACAATCAAGTTTATTAGCTATCATGTTTAAGATGCTATTACTGCTCCCACGTACCCTATTTAAGAGCGAGGACGTTTTCTTACGACGTTTTTATACGAGAAACCTGTCAgagtccttatggcaagcgacaatgtggtaccttttgcttgaaaacgtcacatatttggaTATTTTGGTAAAACTAGATCGATACGGCCTGGCAAAGAGTTAAAGGCTTGCGGCGCTCTTTGGCggaatttctaaaaaaaaactactgtaTATAACCAATCTATTTACTATCCTTATGTACAAAAACAACAGACGAGACCACCCCACCCACTTTGCCGCCGAACTTAAACTGGGGGGTGGGTATGACACACTTCGCTTTAAGCCGGTGGGAGAACTGGGTCGCTAGTTCGTCTTCTGTCCAGTTACATGATGTTATGACGAATATACCTGGAAACAAAAACCAATAAATAAGGTTAGATGGGGTGAGAAAcgaaaaagcgctggtggcctagcggtatgggcgtgcgacttgcaatctggaggtcgcgggttcaaaccccggcttcgtaccaatgagtttttcgaaacttatgtacgaaatatttttgatatttactagtcgcttttcggtgaaggaaaacatcgtgaggaaaccggactaatcccaataaggcctaattTCCCctgtgggttggaaggtcagatggcagtcgctttcgtaaaaactagtgcccacatcaattcttgggattggttgccgagcgaaccccaggctcccatgacccgaggcaaaatgccgggacaacgcgaggaaattGATGAACGAACGATGAATGAGAAACGAAGTCGATGGCCGCTAGGGCAGAAAAGTCCTAGATTGGCGGCCACGGATGGGTAAGCGCAGTGTCGGACACCCACAAAGTAGATGGACGGATGATCTTACGCATCGCTGGAAGCCGATGGCTGCAGTGTGCTAGAGATTGCTCCCGGTGGCGGTTTatggaggcctatgtccagcagtggacgtccgtGGCTGATAGGTAGGCAGGAGTTAGAAACACTATGAATGtactagtatttaagtataaattgtatatttaccacTGCATAAAAccaattagcataagttttaaatgaataaatattatcttatcttatctatcttACTGACATACTGCATATGCTGCTGGGGTAGTATTAACAAAACGACCATCATCGAGGCTGAAAGAGCTCAGCGTGCTGTCCTAAAGACAATGCTTAAAAAACCTTTTAGGTACTCAACATTTTTGCTATACAGAAATTGTGAAGTGCTCACGGTTCGTAAACTGTATctgcttaaaataattattgataaGCATAAGCAACTTCTTGGGACTAACGAGCACAAAGATGTGTTTCATAGAAGAGTCTACAGAATTCAGGTGCCGCTGGTGCGCACTGTTTTTGCTAAACGTTTCGAGCCTTACATATCAAGGTATATTTACAATGTCGCCATAAGATACTCTGATATCAAAGATAAATCCGTTTATAACGCTAAAGTACTTGTTAAGAAATGGCTAGCCAGTTTAACCTATGACGAGACAgagaaaattgtacaaattagaAATTACTAAAATATGAGATGCAAACAAactgaatttaattatttttagtttacttcCGATAGCTTGTAAATCTGtgtagttttataatttttagtccTAGTTAACCTAACATTAAGTAAAATTGTCAACCGGTTATAACACTCTTTGTTACAACTACCTACTGTTTTtggtccccgcgatacaggcgcgCCTAGTGCGGGTACCAAAGTTAATCTTACACGAATTGTAAACtcttagttaataaatattttattcattttcatttttcattactTCTATGTTTCTTGTTAGAGAGATAGAAGACGCAGGGCTTCGCGTTGGAGCACCAGCACCAcgaaatatgatgatgatttgaTCTCGTTCAATCAATATCGTAGTTTAATTTCCACAAATACATATATTGATATCATGGCCGCCACTTGGTCTACTGCTGCCTTTCCTTGGCGTTCTCTGGATGTAGACAATATGTGCCTGTTGTGTACCACACCGAACCCAGAGTCACATCTTCAGTTAAGATGAGGATTCTTCCCGCTGGGAGCCATCATGTCTGCCTGGTCTATGGACTGCCGCCGCGGCGTTCTCTGGGCGTCTGCTTTATGTGCCTGCGTATGAGACTGTCGTGTACCACACCGAATGTGCCTGGGCACTTAATCGGACACAAtcgccaaggagtggaacgccctgcccgagtctgtgtttccgcatgagtacaatctggggctcttcaaggcaagagttaataggtatctcataggtaagcgtgctccaccgtagaccgcatcatcacttaccatcaagtgggatcgtggtcaaacgcctgcctattcatcataaaaaaaaatcgttagtTAAGATGAGAATTCTTACCGTCTGACGCCAACATAGCTGCCACCTGTTCTATGTACTTCTGTCGTCGCTCCTTGGCGTTCTCTGGATGTAGACTGACTGCGTCGTATGTGCCTTTGTCGTGTACCACACCGAACGTGCCTACTTGGGACACGGGGTCTTCTGTTATGTCGAATACCTGTAATGATTGATGAAAATAGATTTGTGTAAGGCACCGATGCATTGATGTATATGGACCgctgtactccctttttggcgaaaattgtattgccgaatttcacttggcaaccaacttttcggcaaagtttcatttgacaaaccaattgttaccaaataattttttttgcaaccatttcatttcccaaccccatagttgggaaatgaaaatgacgtactaggttgggttaggttaggttggattatgtaaagttgggaaatgaaattcggtCATATGgcactttggcgaaaagttggttgccaagtgaaattctgcaatacaattttcggcgaaaaggcagagaaccaTATGGACCTGTAGGGTAGGGCTATGAAGGTACATTATGCTGTAACTCTGGTAGTTTATGTTTAACAATTCAATTGCCACAAGACATGGCACCGTATGGCGCCATCGGCTTCAGCTGTCAAACTCCACTGCAATCGATAAGTCTTTGATGGCAATCAGCACAATGGAGAGGGTTCCGTAGCTTGATAGCTTCATACAGTACAAAAAACTACAAATGAAAcattaataaaaccggccaagtgcgagtcggactcgcgcacgaagggttccttaccattacggaaaaaacgacaaaagaatcacgtttgttgtatgggagccccacataaatatttattttattctggttttagtatttattattattatttgtatctcgtataaactcaggggtatatacatcccggtcatttgataggcgtgcgtggggatacagatccaacacctagaggccctttggagaagtttgctgttatgtaatacacctgctagaacccttccacgggtacaaatagatacccgtaaatcggtcccaacaggcgtagtaggggctattataaacacagtggaaaagagtgccagTTATGgtattgaagtttggctggtcaaaagattgggctattgctgagaggtccggacacctgccataacaatgtctggcagtttgttatttgttgttatagcggcaacagaattacatcatctgtgaaaatttcaactgtagtagctatcacggttcatgagatactggagatacagcctggtgacagacagacagacagcggagtctcagtaatagggtcccgtttttaccctttgggtacagaaacAATACAGATTTTGATAGAGTTAGAAAGCTCATGTGAAGActtgtttaatttatatttattgcttttagACAGGTACCTTAAAGTCAATAATGGGGAACTCCCGCTTAGACACCTTCTCGGCGAGGGTGATGGCTTCCTGACAGTAATCTACTCCCAGTAGCTTCGTGAAGCCTTCCCTGGCCAGCTCGCACAGGGAGTAGCCGTTTCCACATCCTGTAACATCCATTATCATCACCTTttaatactataaaattaatttaaaaaactataACCCTAGTGCCTTTCATGATATCCCTGCATACACACATCCctactttttaggattccgtgcCCAGGGATGGACATAGaattcgccaacaaactgtctacagtttggcgaaacttttgTATACCTagacataagtatattttttgaaataaaataatttaaaaaaaattagattaatagtttttatcactcgtcatcattccacgcaaacAATGTCGTGAGCAGAAACTAGTCTGTTACAAAGATGGCTGGATCACAACATGTTTCAATATTcctttaccttacaataaaatcAGGAGTTAAtgaatcttaaaaaaaattatcacgATGTTGATAATTTCCCAACATAAGATTTTATAATTTCTACTATACCCAGATgtggaaacagtggctccaagtcgcacagaaccgcgacgaatggcgcaaaatgaaggaggcctacacccaaagggtagaaaaaggctaaagagagagagagagacactATACCCAGGTAACAGACTATGAATGGCTTCAGGGTAGATAGGCTAAGAGAAACACTGTGGCAAGTTAAACACTTGATGGGAATCCAcatactgtttctcttgccccgagcaaaataaactctTATTTATTTCACCTTACATAACTTTACTTGTTTACTGAATAGCCTATACTTACCATCTCGTGTCGAATGAGTGGAGTAGCCGTCACGTAAATTATTGTAGACATGTTTTGACAGTTTAGCACATAATTGTATCAAAGTAAAATTCTTTATCTTCAAAGTAAAATTAAAGAGGTTAGCATAAGATTCtgttatctaataaaaatacagtaaaaacatataacttcagttatttttttaaattaaacctaacCAAAAGGAAGGACCTGACATAGTTACCATCATTTGACGCGAGGGATACTAGGGAGGGGGACTTGGGTAACTATCAAATTGATATCCCAGTCATTTGCTAAAGCAGTTCTAACGTATGGCTACTTCAAAAGCTCACCTAAATCTATAATAGCGGTACTCTTATCTTCGACGTTTGTACATATCCAGTCCACGACTCTGTAAGCGCTGTCCTCACCAAACCACACGTCTCCGGGATCCCCGTGCTCCTCAAAATTACTTATGTCCTTTGTGTATGCCTGCTGCCAGTACGACTGGGTACCCAACTCGGACGAGTTCAACTCAGAGTCatccatttaataaataaaatatgaaggtTATAAACAAAACAAGATATTTTAGAGACAGAAAACtatgtaatcataatcatattatGGACATGGTGCCAATGCCAAtgtaaagtaaaatgttttCCACAATATAACACGGCGAAATGTCAAGTTGACAGTAAAACTGAGATCCGTTCTACGTGTATCAGGAACAGAATTCTGTTATGTATTATGCacaactaataatattttaaaactctacctaaaatatgcataaaatagaaattaaattattaaaagttcaTGTTCAgacaatttattattaacttcAAACTAAAATTAAGGAAATTAACATTAGATTCTGTTACGTGTAGTGCGTGAAATGAAACGTAAACATATGACAGTTTGTTAAAGTTGCTATATGCAAAAATCACAACCaaccttattttaaaatatataaggaATTAATCACGCTCGAGTGTTAATAATAATTCTATAACGccttttattattatagctaCGATACAAAGTCTTTTATAAATGTACTAtgttaaaatatgaaattaaaagatgtttatttattgtttgtcatgtaaaactttttttatcagCAACACTGTTAAAACTGTCAAGAAAATGTAGGTTGATCTGACTGATCTGGTTGATAGGTTTCTCCGCTACTCCGGTAACTGCACACATTTCACGATGTTTCGAATTTCCACACACCACAAAACAATTGACGAGTTGCAAACGAGTTAATTTAAATCATGTGACCGTGAACAAGTGTCCAGGCGGCATAAACTTATTTAGACTGTGTAAAAAACTGTTATACGcacgcataaataaataaaataatttcctcAATAATCAATATTTTGGTGCGACAGGTTCGTCGTAAACAGTATAAACACTTATTATTACATGCTTTAAGTTTTATGACTGAGTGAACAATGCGGCggaatttttattgaattttagaGGTGTTTTATTGCAGCGTTAAGTCTATGTTACGATAATATTACATGTGTAGAgaagtgtgattttttttacgtAACTAGTGGTTTAGTAACAAATGTGTTACAACTGACAACACTCGTATCGGGGGCACATAAAACTGTTTACGATCGGTTTACTTGGTGAGTATTCAATTAAGATTGTTAATTAACTTTAGACATAATTAAAATCAGGTTTCTTGAGCCCACAGAGATGAAAGAGGAAAAGTTTTGTTACCTGTTTATATCagaatcttattttattttgctgAGTGCCAGGGCTTTTTAGACACCTCAACCATAAAGTTGGAGTTAGGCAGAGTAAAGGgaagcttttttttatttaatcatatgGCATTATGTTACATTATGATACAGATTTTTCAGatggcatttttagggttccgtacccaaagggtaaaaacgggactaaaTCTCTCTAATGAGTCTGTTTCTGGCGAGTATGagctagttaaaaataaatagttcgccatcttaaatgccggcaacacACTTACAACCCCTGACAAGCtcaattgcttaccatcaggcgatttgtATTCTCGATTGATAAAAAGTTGAATAACACATTAAATCAACTACTTATTTCAGTTGCTTTATCTCTTTAACTATGTGCCAGAAAAAAGGTGAATTATACACGCTAGAGCGATTTTTCTGTACTGGCATCTTTTTTAAAGATGGCCACCGAACCATTGACAAGGACGAGCAATAATTAGTAATGGATCAAAGCTGGTTTTCAATGAATATTGGATAAAAGTCATGGTTCAGTGGATTGCATGTAGTAGAAAAACTTTTAATGTAGTAAAAAGAAATACACAGTGGCTCTAGGAGCTGCTTAGCTtgtgcctgcgacttcgtctgcattggatgatgatgattgataaaattatCCTATGACTTATCTggcctcaaactatccccatggggtccctttgtttgacataattattgaaagtcataatgtaatgattgtcatattatcattagtcataattctgaaaccgtaaacttttcaggattttcctcgggttatcctatagataggttaggttaggtttgttttatggcaaccctgaaaagttacgcgtttctgagaaaaaccaaattatgactaatgataatatgacaatcattacattatgactttcaataattatgtcaaacaatagagaccctatctccataccaaattttagaaTTCATTATCAAGG is a genomic window containing:
- the LOC134753417 gene encoding EEF1A lysine methyltransferase 2, whose product is MDDSELNSSELGTQSYWQQAYTKDISNFEEHGDPGDVWFGEDSAYRVVDWICTNVEDKSTAIIDLGCGNGYSLCELAREGFTKLLGVDYCQEAITLAEKVSKREFPIIDFKVFDITEDPVSQVGTFGVVHDKGTYDAVSLHPENAKERRQKYIEQVAAMLASDGIFVITSCNWTEDELATQFSHRLKAKCVIPTPQFKFGGKVGGVVSSVVFVHKDSK